The following proteins come from a genomic window of Streptomyces sp. Sge12:
- a CDS encoding serine/threonine-protein kinase: MDTSEAGRQLIDGRFELVAPLGSGGMGTVWRARDIALHREVALKEVRPPDPATAAAQPGLTDQLRERAVREARALARLAHPHVVTIHHIVEPPEGADGHPWIVMELVQGGSLHDRLESGPMPPADVLRLGLDVLSALRAAHAEGVLHRDVKPANVLLRPSGSAVLTDFGIAALHGSTGLTSTGVLIGSPEYIAPERVRGEEGLAASDLWSLGMLLYVAAEGVHPLRRATSLATVVAVLDEPIPAPVRSGPLAPVLERLLVRDPAARPDGAQLEQLLRDASTALGSGYGAGVPPVLPAPPLTPPPPAAATPAGGAPAAPGQFGPYGGPYGSPTPPPYGSGASPYGSSTTPVPLASVPRRRRPALIGAALTAVLAAAVVAVVQLLPDGNAGDDDAVDARATRPVVATPGGAASTPAPKASTSKAGTAVRGSMLTPQNIRTALEALKEKTGTTTFVDLKVYDGYVLASIPTAPGAETVDAWQYRDGSAKRTGPDGTVEEGEPLIDMSTVNWDALPGLLEQSKKELGVEKPTSTYVIVEPWMMDQVPCMRPYLSDEYGRGGYVLAGIDGKVKKVVGS; encoded by the coding sequence ATGGATACGAGTGAGGCCGGCAGACAGCTGATCGACGGCCGTTTCGAGCTGGTCGCACCCCTGGGCAGCGGGGGCATGGGTACGGTGTGGCGCGCCCGCGACATCGCCCTGCACCGCGAGGTCGCACTCAAGGAGGTGCGCCCGCCGGACCCGGCGACCGCCGCCGCCCAACCCGGCCTCACCGACCAGCTGCGCGAACGGGCCGTCCGCGAGGCCCGCGCCCTCGCCCGCCTCGCCCACCCGCACGTGGTGACGATCCACCACATCGTCGAACCGCCCGAGGGCGCGGACGGACACCCGTGGATCGTCATGGAGCTGGTCCAGGGCGGCTCCCTGCACGACCGGCTGGAGTCCGGGCCGATGCCGCCGGCGGACGTACTGCGGCTCGGCCTCGACGTGCTCTCCGCGCTGCGCGCCGCGCACGCCGAAGGGGTGCTCCACCGCGACGTGAAGCCGGCCAACGTGCTGCTGCGCCCCAGCGGGTCGGCGGTGCTCACCGACTTCGGCATCGCGGCCCTGCACGGATCGACCGGGCTCACCTCGACCGGCGTACTGATCGGCTCGCCCGAGTACATCGCGCCCGAACGCGTCCGCGGGGAGGAAGGGCTGGCCGCCTCGGACCTGTGGTCGCTGGGCATGCTGCTCTACGTGGCCGCGGAGGGGGTCCATCCGCTGCGCCGGGCCACCAGCCTGGCCACCGTCGTCGCCGTGCTCGACGAACCGATCCCGGCGCCCGTGCGCTCCGGCCCGCTGGCGCCCGTACTGGAACGGCTGCTCGTACGGGACCCGGCGGCGCGGCCCGACGGGGCGCAGCTGGAACAACTGCTCCGCGACGCGAGCACCGCTCTCGGATCCGGCTACGGGGCAGGTGTGCCCCCGGTCCTTCCCGCACCGCCGCTCACCCCGCCGCCGCCCGCCGCGGCCACGCCGGCCGGCGGCGCGCCGGCCGCCCCCGGCCAGTTCGGCCCGTACGGCGGCCCCTACGGATCGCCCACCCCGCCGCCGTACGGCTCCGGTGCCTCCCCCTACGGGTCCAGCACCACACCCGTCCCGCTGGCGTCCGTCCCGCGCCGGCGCCGCCCGGCCCTGATCGGCGCCGCGCTCACGGCGGTGCTGGCGGCCGCCGTCGTCGCCGTCGTCCAGCTGCTGCCCGACGGGAACGCCGGCGACGACGACGCCGTCGACGCGCGCGCCACCCGGCCCGTCGTCGCCACCCCCGGAGGCGCCGCCTCGACCCCGGCCCCGAAGGCGAGCACGTCCAAGGCCGGGACGGCGGTCCGCGGCAGCATGCTCACCCCGCAGAACATCCGGACCGCCCTGGAGGCGCTCAAGGAGAAGACCGGCACCACGACCTTCGTGGACCTCAAGGTCTACGACGGGTACGTGCTCGCCTCGATCCCCACCGCCCCCGGAGCCGAGACCGTCGACGCCTGGCAGTACCGGGACGGCTCGGCCAAGCGCACCGGGCCGGACGGCACGGTCGAGGAGGGTGAGCCGCTGATCGACATGTCGACCGTCAACTGGGACGCGCTGCCCGGCCTGCTGGAGCAGTCCAAGAAGGAGCTGGGCGTCGAGAAGCCGACCTCGACCTATGTGATCGTCGAGCCGTGGATGATGGACCAGGTCCCCTGCATGCGCCCCTACCTCAGCGACGAGTACGGCCGCGGCGGCTACGTGCTCGCCGGCATCGACGGCAAGGTCAAGAAGGTCGTCGGCTCCTGA
- a CDS encoding peptide-N4-asparagine amidase: MRRRHRITGLLGAIALTAATLAAAAPAHAAAPAADPPPAEFGTDWHDPLTAAPPVTRPATRSCQVTLAEARFRDFTPYRASYAPPTGCGADGWAKVVLRLDGKVKGRQYDRLGHLSLGGVEILRTSTPQPSPDGITWAVEKDVTRYRDTLARPQPVEMLIGNVVDDTYTGVIDVRVTLTFYAAEGRTRAPDTPDRVLPLTSPAVTTPRNTERLLAEVYATGSGGGCEEYWYMTTPDAAPYSCKAADGPHREVRVSVDGQLAGIAAPFPTVWTGGWSNPFLWYVTPGPRAFDVQPIRYDLTPYAALLNDGRPHRIEVSVAGVPAGQSGWSTPTNLLLWQDEAREVVTGALTRHEQSDPSGHSRWTAATPGAPHRLDTEGGHRLTVAGHLNTSHGRVATTVTRTVRSTSVHRWTDGENQDALAATWTDEERVTHGQTTTRTDRTYTMDGETTLGDGDRLRTVIALGDRADTVTVRGGRTVDSSRLDDRYTGDATYTANVPRDQRHAVATTSAHYRLYGSGAPGGCYDRTVATVQGTLTVDRLRC; encoded by the coding sequence ATGAGACGACGACACCGGATCACCGGCCTGCTCGGCGCCATCGCGCTGACCGCCGCCACCCTGGCCGCCGCGGCACCCGCGCACGCGGCTGCCCCGGCCGCCGACCCGCCGCCCGCGGAGTTCGGGACCGACTGGCACGACCCCCTCACCGCGGCCCCGCCCGTCACCCGCCCCGCGACCCGCTCCTGCCAAGTGACCCTCGCGGAAGCCCGGTTCCGTGACTTCACCCCCTACCGGGCCAGTTACGCACCGCCCACCGGTTGCGGCGCCGACGGCTGGGCCAAGGTGGTCCTGCGCCTGGACGGCAAGGTCAAGGGCCGCCAGTACGACCGCCTCGGCCACCTCTCCCTCGGCGGGGTGGAGATCCTGCGCACCTCCACCCCGCAGCCCTCGCCCGACGGCATCACCTGGGCCGTCGAGAAGGACGTCACCCGCTACCGCGACACCCTCGCCCGCCCGCAGCCCGTCGAAATGCTCATCGGCAACGTCGTCGACGACACCTACACCGGCGTCATCGACGTCCGGGTGACCCTCACCTTCTACGCCGCCGAAGGCCGCACCCGGGCCCCCGACACCCCCGACCGCGTCCTGCCCCTCACCTCCCCGGCGGTCACCACCCCGCGCAACACGGAGCGCCTGCTCGCCGAGGTGTACGCCACCGGCTCGGGCGGCGGCTGCGAGGAGTACTGGTACATGACCACCCCCGACGCGGCCCCGTACTCCTGCAAGGCCGCCGACGGCCCCCACCGCGAGGTCCGCGTCTCCGTCGACGGACAACTCGCGGGCATCGCCGCGCCCTTCCCCACCGTCTGGACCGGCGGCTGGTCCAACCCCTTCCTCTGGTACGTCACCCCGGGTCCGCGCGCCTTCGACGTCCAGCCGATCCGCTACGACCTCACCCCCTACGCCGCGCTCCTCAACGACGGCCGCCCGCACCGGATCGAGGTCTCCGTCGCCGGGGTGCCGGCCGGACAGAGCGGCTGGAGCACACCCACCAATCTGCTGCTCTGGCAGGACGAGGCCCGGGAGGTCGTCACCGGCGCCCTGACCCGGCACGAGCAGAGCGATCCGAGCGGCCACTCCCGCTGGACAGCCGCGACGCCCGGCGCACCGCACCGGCTGGACACCGAGGGCGGACACCGGCTCACTGTCGCCGGACACCTGAACACCTCCCACGGCCGGGTGGCCACCACCGTCACCCGCACCGTGCGGAGCACCTCCGTGCACCGCTGGACCGACGGCGAGAACCAGGACGCGCTCGCCGCCACCTGGACCGACGAGGAGCGCGTGACGCACGGGCAGACCACCACCCGCACCGACCGCACCTACACGATGGACGGCGAGACCACCCTCGGGGACGGCGACCGGCTGCGCACCGTCATCGCCCTCGGCGACCGCGCGGACACCGTCACCGTGCGCGGCGGCCGCACCGTCGACAGCTCGCGGCTCGACGACCGGTACACGGGCGACGCCACCTACACCGCGAACGTCCCGCGCGACCAGCGGCACGCGGTCGCCACCACCTCCGCCCACTACCGCCTGTACGGGTCCGGAGCACCAGGCGGGTGTTACGACCGCACGGTGGCCACCGTCCAGGGAACGCTGACGGTGGACCGCCTGCGCTGCTGA
- the rraA gene encoding ribonuclease E activity regulator RraA: MSVTPVPTADLYDEYGESLAICTTGFRQFGGRRLFAGPVRTVRCHEDNALLRTLLHTPGEGAVLVVDGGGSPRTALVGDLIAGAAEANGWAGLIINGSVRDSVALGGLDLGIKALGTVPRKSGKTGDGAVDEPVTIGDITFRAGDTVHADDDGVVVLPR, translated from the coding sequence ATGAGCGTCACCCCCGTCCCCACCGCCGACCTGTACGACGAGTACGGCGAGTCCCTCGCCATCTGCACCACCGGGTTCCGCCAGTTCGGCGGACGCCGGCTCTTCGCGGGGCCCGTACGGACCGTCCGCTGCCACGAGGACAACGCGCTGCTGCGCACCCTCCTGCACACGCCGGGCGAGGGCGCGGTCCTCGTCGTGGACGGCGGCGGCTCGCCGCGCACCGCCCTCGTCGGCGACCTCATCGCGGGCGCGGCCGAGGCCAACGGCTGGGCCGGACTGATCATCAACGGTTCGGTCCGCGACAGCGTCGCCCTCGGCGGGCTCGACCTCGGCATCAAGGCGCTGGGCACGGTCCCCCGCAAGAGCGGAAAGACCGGCGACGGCGCAGTCGACGAGCCCGTCACCATCGGCGACATCACCTTCCGCGCGGGCGACACCGTCCACGCGGACGACGACGGCGTGGTCGTCCTGCCGCGCTGA
- a CDS encoding GlsB/YeaQ/YmgE family stress response membrane protein: MGIVSWIILGLLAGGIAKVLLPGRDPGGLIGTTLIGVAGAFIGGWLSAKVLDKPIQTEFFDLATWGSAIAGSLVLLIGYRILFGNSRD, from the coding sequence ATGGGGATCGTCAGCTGGATCATCCTGGGACTGCTGGCCGGAGGCATCGCCAAGGTCCTGCTGCCCGGCCGGGACCCCGGCGGCCTGATCGGCACCACCCTCATCGGTGTCGCCGGAGCCTTCATAGGCGGCTGGCTCTCGGCGAAGGTCCTGGACAAGCCGATCCAGACCGAGTTCTTCGACCTCGCCACTTGGGGCTCCGCCATCGCGGGCTCGCTGGTCCTGCTGATCGGTTACCGCATCCTCTTCGGCAACTCCCGCGACTGA
- a CDS encoding DMT family transporter — protein sequence MNDTTLAVGLCLASAAAYAAGAVAQERLARAAVARTAGALMGSGAWWWSAGLNAAAALLHAAALRYGPLTLVQPLGALTLVAAVPLGARRSGRRVVATEWRGTLATVAGLGLLLLPASGPAPDDTLTLVEALAVSGATMAVIMMLTADKDPRSGLRHATASGLASAAASALTQTVAVAAGRGGALLSVRVVSVALLVMVFAVGGMLLSQRAYRGGLGAPLAVVNLANPLAAAVIGMVLLGERLQGGLAGVLLAATGALLAARGVVLLTRTPSAPAGPGAGAVASAVAGAELPVPVGRVAV from the coding sequence ATGAACGACACCACCCTCGCCGTCGGGCTCTGCCTCGCCTCGGCCGCGGCCTACGCGGCCGGCGCCGTCGCCCAGGAACGGCTCGCACGGGCCGCGGTCGCACGCACCGCCGGGGCCCTGATGGGCTCCGGCGCCTGGTGGTGGTCGGCCGGCCTGAACGCCGCCGCCGCCCTGCTGCACGCGGCGGCCCTGCGGTACGGCCCCCTCACCCTGGTGCAGCCGCTCGGCGCGCTCACCCTGGTCGCCGCCGTCCCGCTGGGTGCGCGCAGGTCCGGCCGCCGGGTGGTGGCCACCGAATGGCGGGGAACCCTGGCCACCGTCGCCGGGCTCGGCCTGCTGCTGCTCCCGGCCTCCGGGCCGGCCCCCGACGACACGCTCACCCTGGTCGAGGCGCTGGCCGTCTCCGGCGCGACCATGGCCGTGATCATGATGCTGACCGCGGACAAGGACCCTCGCTCGGGCCTGCGCCACGCCACCGCGTCGGGCCTGGCCTCCGCGGCCGCCTCCGCCCTGACCCAGACGGTGGCCGTGGCGGCCGGGCGCGGCGGAGCACTGCTCAGCGTCCGGGTCGTCTCCGTGGCCCTGCTCGTCATGGTGTTCGCGGTCGGCGGGATGCTGCTGTCGCAGCGGGCCTACCGCGGCGGACTCGGCGCCCCGCTCGCCGTGGTGAACCTGGCCAACCCGCTGGCCGCGGCCGTCATCGGCATGGTCCTGCTCGGCGAACGGCTGCAGGGCGGACTGGCGGGGGTGCTGCTGGCGGCCACCGGAGCCCTGCTCGCGGCGCGCGGAGTGGTCCTGCTCACCCGGACGCCCTCCGCCCCGGCGGGTCCGGGCGCCGGCGCCGTCGCGAGTGCCGTCGCGGGCGCCGAGCTGCCCGTACCGGTCGGCCGCGTGGCCGTCTGA
- a CDS encoding phosphatase PAP2 family protein gives MSSHTTPAEPAAAPRAARRRLIRELLLVAGFFAAYKAGRLLSTDRTEEAFRNAGRIWDAERALHLPGEGLLQRLLLHGDALVTTANTYYAGVHFPATALFLIWLYVRRPAHYLWTRRVLAALTAAALALHLAYPLAPPRLLGAAQLIDTAQVYGPSVYRAAPAEDTLANQFAAMPSLHFGWALMLAVGVIAATSSRWRFLWLLHPLLTLIVIVGTANHYWLDAVVAAVLLGAALLLVPKPRANGEPDDERDDDADAAGPDPGATHENDPDGSVRGLPRPRSADAAVGAGQ, from the coding sequence ATGAGCTCCCACACCACACCTGCCGAGCCGGCAGCCGCACCGAGAGCCGCGCGCCGCCGCCTCATACGCGAGCTGCTGCTCGTCGCGGGCTTCTTCGCCGCATACAAGGCGGGCCGGCTGCTCTCGACCGACCGCACCGAAGAGGCCTTCCGCAACGCCGGGCGAATATGGGACGCCGAGCGCGCCCTGCACCTACCGGGCGAAGGCCTCCTGCAGCGGTTGCTGCTCCACGGGGACGCCCTCGTCACCACCGCGAACACGTACTACGCGGGAGTCCACTTCCCCGCGACCGCGCTCTTCCTGATCTGGCTCTACGTGCGCCGCCCCGCCCACTACCTGTGGACGCGCCGGGTCCTCGCCGCACTCACCGCAGCCGCCCTCGCCCTGCACCTGGCCTACCCGCTCGCGCCCCCGCGCCTGCTCGGCGCCGCGCAGCTCATCGACACGGCGCAGGTCTACGGGCCCAGCGTCTACCGGGCCGCACCGGCCGAGGACACCCTGGCCAACCAGTTCGCCGCGATGCCCTCCCTGCACTTCGGCTGGGCGCTGATGCTCGCCGTCGGCGTGATCGCCGCCACCTCCTCGCGGTGGCGGTTCCTGTGGCTGCTGCACCCGCTGCTGACCCTGATCGTCATCGTCGGCACCGCCAACCACTACTGGCTCGACGCCGTCGTGGCCGCCGTCCTCCTCGGAGCGGCCCTGCTGCTGGTCCCGAAGCCGCGCGCGAACGGCGAACCCGACGACGAACGCGACGACGATGCGGACGCCGCCGGGCCCGACCCCGGGGCGACCCACGAGAACGACCCGGACGGGTCCGTACGAGGCCTGCCGCGCCCGAGGAGCGCGGACGCGGCCGTAGGAGCAGGACAATGA
- a CDS encoding TetR/AcrR family transcriptional regulator — MTSPPTPARRSKITPEREQEFYDAVLEQLREHGYEALTMEGVAARASCGKSTLYRQWKTKPQLVAAALRAGRRGTLVAVDTGSLAGDLREAARIAAGTSGRDTRLTQALGHAVLSDEELQAALREALVEPELAAFAEMVGRAVARGEIAADHPAVEFLPAQLMGVLRIRPVLEGRYADADYLVRFVDAVMLPSLGLAPSHPARPPAERAP, encoded by the coding sequence ATGACGTCGCCACCGACCCCCGCGCGCCGCTCCAAGATCACCCCGGAGCGTGAGCAGGAGTTCTACGACGCCGTACTGGAGCAGCTGCGCGAGCACGGCTACGAGGCCCTGACCATGGAGGGCGTCGCCGCCCGGGCCAGCTGCGGCAAATCCACGCTCTACCGGCAGTGGAAGACCAAGCCCCAGCTCGTCGCCGCCGCCCTGCGCGCGGGCCGGCGGGGCACCCTCGTCGCCGTGGACACGGGCTCGCTGGCGGGCGATCTGCGCGAGGCCGCGCGGATCGCGGCCGGCACCTCCGGCAGGGACACCCGGCTGACGCAGGCCCTCGGGCATGCCGTGCTCAGCGACGAGGAACTCCAGGCCGCCCTGCGCGAGGCGCTGGTCGAACCGGAACTGGCCGCCTTCGCCGAGATGGTCGGACGGGCCGTGGCGCGCGGCGAGATCGCCGCGGACCACCCGGCGGTGGAGTTCCTGCCCGCCCAGCTGATGGGCGTGCTCCGGATCCGGCCGGTGCTGGAAGGGCGGTACGCGGACGCCGACTACCTGGTCCGGTTCGTCGACGCCGTCATGCTCCCGTCCCTGGGCCTCGCGCCATCCCACCCCGCCCGGCCTCCGGCCGAGCGGGCCCCCTGA
- a CDS encoding TerD family protein, with product MTGVRKGLAKVEFALRWDPSPAGAPANDLDIVAGVYGAADPHGTPVQLVHFGSRSPDGTIALNRDSHTGQGFGFDEVMTIELNRMAPEAGRVVVGVVIQNSDAGPEGRTKTFADIAGTGFRIREGHTDLAEGDFAAVAAATAATVAEFTRDASGAWSFDLWVRGSDADPEEFARTMGALR from the coding sequence GTGACCGGTGTACGCAAGGGCCTGGCCAAGGTGGAGTTCGCGCTGCGGTGGGACCCCAGCCCGGCCGGCGCGCCCGCGAACGACCTCGACATAGTCGCCGGGGTCTACGGCGCCGCGGACCCGCACGGGACCCCCGTCCAGCTCGTGCACTTCGGAAGCCGGTCGCCCGACGGGACCATCGCGCTGAACCGGGACAGCCACACCGGTCAGGGCTTCGGCTTCGACGAGGTGATGACCATCGAGCTGAACCGGATGGCGCCGGAGGCGGGCCGGGTGGTGGTCGGCGTGGTCATCCAGAACTCCGACGCGGGCCCCGAGGGCCGTACGAAGACCTTCGCCGACATCGCCGGTACCGGATTCCGGATCCGCGAGGGCCACACGGACCTCGCGGAGGGGGACTTCGCGGCCGTGGCCGCCGCGACCGCCGCCACCGTCGCCGAGTTCACCCGTGACGCGTCCGGCGCCTGGAGCTTCGACCTGTGGGTGCGGGGCTCCGACGCGGACCCGGAGGAATTCGCCCGGACCATGGGCGCCCTCCGCTGA
- a CDS encoding glutamate ABC transporter substrate-binding protein, giving the protein MKVPQAGAVAAVIAIALTASGCIGDDGDQGDGTLAIGIKFDQPGIGMREVDGTFTGFDVDVATYVAKELGYKANKIEFKQVYSNDRELLIQYNEVKFVVASYSINEKRKEKVDFAGPYFVAHQDLLTRADDASINKPEDLNSKSLCSVTGSTSAENLRKNLAPKAGLLELGGYSDCVVALQDSRVDAMTTDNAILAGYAARKGNENKFKLLGQNLSNENYGIGVKKGNKELQRKINDALKKMVADGSWETAVKKNFGSNYKYEPAPPITPVG; this is encoded by the coding sequence ATGAAGGTTCCCCAGGCCGGTGCGGTCGCCGCAGTGATCGCGATCGCACTGACCGCCTCCGGGTGCATCGGTGACGACGGGGACCAGGGGGACGGAACCCTCGCCATCGGCATCAAGTTCGACCAGCCCGGCATCGGAATGCGGGAGGTCGACGGCACGTTCACCGGCTTCGACGTGGACGTCGCCACCTATGTGGCCAAGGAGCTCGGCTACAAGGCCAACAAGATCGAATTCAAGCAGGTCTACAGCAACGACCGCGAACTGCTGATCCAGTACAACGAGGTCAAGTTCGTCGTCGCGAGCTACTCGATAAACGAGAAGCGCAAGGAGAAGGTCGATTTCGCCGGCCCGTACTTCGTCGCGCACCAGGACCTGCTGACGCGTGCCGATGACGCCTCGATCAACAAGCCCGAGGACCTCAACTCGAAGAGCCTGTGCTCCGTCACCGGCTCCACCTCGGCCGAGAACCTCCGCAAGAACCTCGCCCCCAAGGCCGGCCTGCTGGAGCTCGGCGGCTACTCGGACTGCGTCGTCGCACTCCAGGACAGCCGGGTCGACGCCATGACCACGGACAACGCCATCCTGGCCGGCTACGCCGCACGCAAGGGCAACGAGAACAAGTTCAAGCTGCTCGGCCAGAACCTGAGCAACGAGAACTACGGCATCGGCGTCAAGAAGGGCAACAAGGAGCTCCAGCGCAAGATCAACGACGCGCTGAAGAAGATGGTCGCGGACGGCTCCTGGGAGACGGCCGTGAAGAAGAACTTCGGTTCGAACTACAAGTACGAGCCGGCGCCGCCGATCACCCCCGTCGGCTGA
- a CDS encoding DJ-1/PfpI family protein: protein MAVKILIVTGDAAESLEVLYPYQRLREEGYEVHIAAPQVKKLRFVVHDFEDGFDTYTEKPGYTWPADLAFVDVVTEDYEALVVPGGRAPEYLRNDPEVRRILAAFAEADKPIAQICHGPLITAAAGGLTGRRVTAYPALELDMKAAGAEFEDSETVVDGTLVSARAWPDHSSWMREFLTVLRSKAPVV from the coding sequence ATGGCAGTGAAGATCCTCATCGTGACCGGCGACGCGGCCGAGTCCCTGGAGGTCCTGTATCCGTACCAGCGCCTGCGCGAGGAGGGGTACGAGGTCCACATCGCGGCGCCGCAGGTGAAGAAACTGCGGTTCGTGGTGCACGACTTCGAGGACGGGTTCGACACCTACACCGAGAAGCCCGGCTACACCTGGCCCGCCGATCTGGCCTTCGTGGACGTGGTCACCGAGGACTACGAGGCCCTGGTCGTCCCGGGCGGCCGGGCACCGGAGTACCTGCGCAATGACCCCGAGGTGCGCCGGATCCTGGCCGCCTTCGCGGAGGCCGACAAGCCGATCGCCCAGATCTGCCACGGGCCGCTGATCACCGCCGCGGCCGGCGGGCTGACCGGCCGCCGGGTGACCGCGTATCCCGCGCTCGAACTGGACATGAAGGCGGCCGGCGCCGAGTTCGAGGACTCCGAGACCGTGGTCGACGGCACGCTGGTCTCGGCCAGGGCCTGGCCCGACCACTCGAGCTGGATGCGGGAGTTCCTGACCGTGCTGCGGAGCAAGGCCCCGGTGGTCTGA
- a CDS encoding endonuclease I family protein has protein sequence MRISRLTPWAAALAAAALFAVPAAATAGQQRTTAPENPTAAASVDPYADYYASAQGKTGAALKTALHNIIKTQSKVTYDGVWNALKVTDQDPANPNNVILIYSGRSQSKSTNGGGANDWNREHVWAKSHGDFGTATGPGTDLHHLRPEDVTVNSTRGNKDFDKGGSPVGEAPGSLTDADSFEPRDAVKGDVARMLLYMAVRYDGGDGFANLEMNDKVNNGSAPLFGRISLLKQWNQMDPPDAFEQRRNQVIFDVYQHNRNPFIDHPEWVNSIW, from the coding sequence ATGAGAATCTCGCGCCTGACCCCCTGGGCGGCCGCCCTCGCTGCCGCCGCCCTGTTCGCCGTACCGGCGGCCGCGACCGCCGGCCAGCAGCGCACGACCGCTCCCGAGAACCCGACGGCCGCCGCATCGGTGGACCCGTACGCGGACTACTACGCGAGCGCCCAGGGCAAGACCGGGGCCGCACTGAAGACGGCCCTGCACAACATCATCAAGACCCAGTCGAAGGTGACCTACGACGGCGTGTGGAACGCCCTGAAGGTGACCGACCAGGACCCGGCGAACCCCAACAACGTCATCCTGATCTACTCCGGCCGCTCCCAGTCCAAGTCGACGAACGGCGGCGGGGCCAACGACTGGAACCGCGAGCACGTCTGGGCCAAGAGCCACGGCGACTTCGGCACCGCCACCGGCCCGGGCACCGACCTGCACCACCTGCGCCCCGAGGACGTCACCGTCAACAGCACCCGGGGCAACAAGGACTTCGACAAGGGCGGCAGCCCGGTCGGCGAGGCGCCGGGCAGCCTGACCGACGCCGACTCCTTCGAGCCGCGCGACGCGGTCAAGGGCGACGTGGCGCGGATGCTGCTCTACATGGCCGTCCGCTACGACGGGGGTGACGGCTTCGCGAACCTGGAGATGAACGACAAGGTCAACAACGGCTCCGCGCCCCTCTTCGGCCGGATCAGCCTGCTGAAGCAGTGGAACCAGATGGACCCGCCGGACGCCTTCGAGCAGCGCCGCAACCAGGTGATATTCGACGTGTACCAGCACAACCGCAACCCGTTCATCGACCACCCGGAGTGGGTCAACTCCATCTGGTGA
- a CDS encoding DUF3040 domain-containing protein, with protein MDGAGLSDREQRALSAIEAELKGDRSLDRILRSTSHRRHRIVAAWLLGAVAATLFVAASVTVSRLLIWAFAAVWTVTVILALPPAVQWLRRRGQRPGRAERL; from the coding sequence ATGGACGGAGCCGGACTCTCGGATCGCGAGCAGCGCGCCCTCTCCGCGATCGAGGCCGAACTCAAGGGTGATCGCTCGCTCGACCGCATCCTGCGGTCCACATCGCACCGGCGTCACCGCATCGTGGCGGCCTGGCTGCTCGGTGCGGTGGCGGCGACGCTGTTCGTGGCGGCGTCGGTCACCGTCTCACGGCTCCTGATCTGGGCCTTCGCCGCCGTCTGGACGGTGACGGTGATCCTGGCGCTGCCGCCGGCCGTCCAGTGGCTGCGGCGTCGCGGGCAGCGCCCCGGCCGCGCCGAGCGCCTCTGA